GAGTCAATAATTATAAATCCAATGGACACTCCTTCAAACTTCCCCTTAATAATAGTTATAACACCTGAAGAATCCGGTCCGTCTGTACTATTTGGTCCCCTCATTAGCTCTTCTACACTCATTCGATTCTTTCCGTGCCGGTGTGTAAACCATGTGGAATTCGGATTATCATCAAGACTGTTTAAATTGTCGGCTTCTCTGGAACCGACGATTCCTAAATTGTAGCCGATTTTTCTTGAAACCCATCCGATATCAAGCACTTTTCCTATCTCGTAAAATCCGTCATGTTCTATAATGTCCCATAGTTGGTTTTCAGCGTTCTCTTTCGGGACCGAAATGTGCTCTCTGTCGCTTTCTATCCAAGCCGGTGTGTGATTATAATTGATTTTCTCAGAAGTACACCCAAAAAAAGTGATGAGTACTGCAGGGTATAAAAGACGTTGAAATCTTTTACTATGTTTTGTTAATCTCATTCACAAATCTCAGTTGAATATCTGCGAAAATTGCGCTACTGTACGATGACCTTCTGAACTATATCCCACCTGAATTCGCGCAAGAAAACTATTCTTCAGTCTTAGCCTTACCCCTGCTCCGTAGCCGGTATGCAAAGAGGAATATTTCACATCATCCAAATCCTTATAAACCTGTCCTGTATCAAGGAATATTACACCGTCGAAACTATCCCATATCGGATAGCGGTATTCGAAATTGGCAAGCAGCGAACCAAAATCCCTGAATCTACCTTCTTTGAATCCCCTGAGAGTATCGTGGGAACCAAGGATACTCATTCGATAAAATGGAATGACTTTCCCTTTGGGTCTTGCAGTCCCATCAAGAATAACTCGAAACGCAAACACCCGGTTTTTCTTAAACAGCTCGATATATTTTTGATACTCTACAGTGTAGCGCAAATATCTAAATTCGGACCCATTCATTTGTCGTGTATATTCTGTGAACAACCGCAGCAGATTCCCCATTCTCGGATTAAACTCGTGATTCCTTGTATCATAGGTCCACTGAATCCCTGTTTCAAAAAGCGTTGTATTTCCATACCCTAAAATTGTAGTAGGTACGGTGGGGTAACGGTTGAGCCCCTCGTCAATATTTACTTCACTGAAACGGAGAAACAGTTTGGTTGTAAAATGATTAGCTCTACCTCGCTTCCTCCGTCTTTGATAATCCGTCATAACATAGCGACCGGATTCTTTTTCCCATTTAATCGTCCAGTCTATCTCGATATATTTATCATCAATTCCATATGCCAGACTATCATTGACCAATGAGCTGTTTCCACCAATGCCATAAACCACTTCCTCATCGTCACTCCATAAAATTGCTGAAACGCCCAGACTGCCGGAGTTATTACTAACAGGCATCCTATACTTCGCTCCGACGAAAATATTATCAGGATTGTGATAAAGACCGAAACCAGAAATTGAAATATTCTTATTTCTAAGGTTGTTGTCAAATAAAGCTATACCGGCCGAAAAATTATTTTTGCCACCGATAGACGCTATTGGGAATATACCTGCGGTCCTATCTTCATTCATCAAAATATTTAGCACTCGCCGGTCTATTCTATTGCTTTCTCCCCAAATAACAATCTCTCCTAACGGTTTGTACAGTTGCGTCCAAATTGTGCTTGGAAGTGCGAGAATATGCTGTGGTATATTTTTTCGGGATTGAAATTTGATTACTCTGACAGAATCTCTTTCACTCACATTAAGGCTATCACGTGCGGATAAATTATCCGGCGCCATCACTATCAATATTGCTGATATTAACAGCATTACTAATATTGAACTCTTCAACATAGTTGGAGAATAATTGTTTTCCGGTATTTGATGCGCTGAGTTCATCTAATCATTTCTCGTTTCATATTTATTTAGTCCTGCAATCATTACCTATATTCCCTTTGAAATAATACTAATTTTTCTAACTACTAAAAGTAAATTGAATTACATATAATATTTTTTAATTAATAACTGATTTTTTTCTTTAGATTAGGCAGATTTTTCCATTTGAAAATAATCTTTAAATGCATACATCCCGAGTTCCCAACCTGAAAATGCAAACAGTGGATAAATCAAATAATACGTTTTGAAGAATGTTTGTACGTTGTATATCATCAATGTCGCTGCGGTCAGCCCTAAAAACGCTCCGCATCCG
Above is a window of Candidatus Neomarinimicrobiota bacterium DNA encoding:
- a CDS encoding BamA/TamA family outer membrane protein codes for the protein MNSAHQIPENNYSPTMLKSSILVMLLISAILIVMAPDNLSARDSLNVSERDSVRVIKFQSRKNIPQHILALPSTIWTQLYKPLGEIVIWGESNRIDRRVLNILMNEDRTAGIFPIASIGGKNNFSAGIALFDNNLRNKNISISGFGLYHNPDNIFVGAKYRMPVSNNSGSLGVSAILWSDDEEVVYGIGGNSSLVNDSLAYGIDDKYIEIDWTIKWEKESGRYVMTDYQRRRKRGRANHFTTKLFLRFSEVNIDEGLNRYPTVPTTILGYGNTTLFETGIQWTYDTRNHEFNPRMGNLLRLFTEYTRQMNGSEFRYLRYTVEYQKYIELFKKNRVFAFRVILDGTARPKGKVIPFYRMSILGSHDTLRGFKEGRFRDFGSLLANFEYRYPIWDSFDGVIFLDTGQVYKDLDDVKYSSLHTGYGAGVRLRLKNSFLARIQVGYSSEGHRTVAQFSQIFN